Within Sulfurospirillum arsenophilum NBRC 109478, the genomic segment TAAAGGTTTTAGGCTCGTTGTTTTGAGCTCTTTTAAGTTCATACTAGCTCCCATGGTGCAGCCTTTCCAACCAGTTTAAAGACAGGATTTGCAAGAGCCGAACAGACGTCGCTCGCCAAATTTTCAAGCCCACCGTACGCGCCATAACTTACTTTTTTCTCTTGATTGACATCGACAAAGGCGATGCGCTTTTTAATCGCCGTGTAAAGACTACGCCCACCCGCAAGCAAAATGTCCACTTTATACTCGTCAATGAGACGAGGTTGTTCAACCCCTGGGTTTTTAAAGACAATGGGCACATATTCACTCGCAATGGCGACATCTTCTTCCGTAGCTTTTTGAACACAGGTTGCCACCACTTCGATACCGATGTCTTGAAGCGCTGAGGCGATCGACCACGATTTGTTGCCACCCGTATTCAGAATGGCTTTTTTGCCTTTGAGCATCAGATGGTACGGCTTCAAACGCGTCTCCAATTTCGCCTCTTCTTCGGCGATAATCTCTTCCGCTTTAGCGATCAATTCCGCATCGCCAAACGCGTTGACGATGGAGCGAATCGCATTGGACGTATCACGTTTACCGTAAAAGGAGACGCTGACATAAGGGATGTTGTAGCGCTCCTGCATTTTACGACACAAGGTGACTAAAGACTTCGCACAGACAATGACATTGAGCTTCGCGGTATGCGCTGTTTGTATCTGTTCAATTCTGCCATCACCCGAGAGCGAGGAGATGACTTTGATGCCAATGCGTTCAAGTATAGGCTTATACTGCCACATGTCACCCGTTACGTTATAATCACCGATCAAGTTAATGCCAAAGGGATGAATAGATTCAGGCTCACGTGTACCCACAAGCGCATCTAAAACCGCTTCACCAGCAAGACGCGATCCTAGATTTTTACTTCCCACGAAACCAGGTGCATGCACAGGCACGATAGGAATGTTAAACTGATCTTGTGCGGTTTTACATGTAAAGTCGATATTGTCACCAATCATCGCTGTGACACAAGTTTCATAGACAAAAATTGCCTTAGGATTTTTGTGCTCCACGATGTAAGAGAGAGCATCCGCAAGCTTCTTGTCACCCCCAAAGATGATGTCTTGCGTGGTGACATTGGTGCAATAACCTAGTGGCGTGTTGTTTTCACCTTCATAGCTTGTAAGCGTAGCTCTGGTTTCCCACGAAGCGCCAAGACAAGTGTCTGGACCATGCACCAAATGCACAGCGTCAGCATAAGGAAAAAGTGATATTTGCGCTCCCTCAAACGCACACCCTCCGCTCGTCGCTCCAGGTTTCGGTTTATCACAGCTACTTTTTTTGGTTTTGTTATGAGAACAAGCACTCTCGTTTAACAAATCCTTGATCAGTTTTCTATTTACCATAGTGATGGAGTTGCACAATTCATTCCATTTAAAAGAGTATTTGTAAAAATCTTCAAATGGAACACCTCTTGCAAATACTGTAGCGTGTACCTTTAAAAACCCTTACTCAACACCCACGGTGCGATAAAGCCCTTTTCGCATCGTGGGCTCTTTTTAGCAAGGCTTTTTAGAGCTACTAATCCATTCCCATCAAAAGGATCTATCATGGCAGTAAGAATTACAGACGTTTGTATCAATTGTGACAGTTGTATCGACGAGTGTCCCGCAACCGCAATCGTAAGTGCGAGTGATTCACCGATCAATGGTGACACCACGTATGTTAAACCTGAAAAATGTATCGAGTGTTCGGATGGTACGACACCAAAATGCGCAGACGCCTGTCCTACCGAGGGCGCTATCGTTTGGGATTTACCCTACACTGCTGAGTACAATGCGTACTATGTTGCAGGTCACGAAAGTGGTCTTTACAATATTCGTGAGCATAAGAAAAACGGCATTATGTTTCCTGAGGTCTCGCCTAAGCCTTACCGTGAAGCTATCTCTATTAGCGACCGCCAAGCACACGTAGCTGTAGCAGGATAACAGTATGAAAATAGCATTTGCATCGACCGACAACATTCATGTCAATGACCATTTTGGTTGGTGTAAATGCTTTTACCTCTATGAGCTTCAAGAGGACTCTTTTGTGTTCCTCAAAGCACTCGAATCCCCCAATGAAATCGCCGAAGAAGGCGATAAACTTGCCTATAAAATCGAATGCCTAGAAGATGCCAACATCTTGTGTGCTTCACACATCGGACCTCGTGCATCGCTCATGGTCAAGGGATCAGGTATTTTTGTGCTGAAGTCAGAGAAAGAAAACGAGCGTATCGACACCCTTTTAAACACCCTACTCACGTTAAAAAACAGCAATCCGCCTCTTTGGATGCAAAGGTTTCTCCATGCCGCATCACCCCATAACCATAGCTAAGGACATCTATTTTATAGGTGTATTTGACCCCGATATTCGAACCTTTGACATCGTCATGCGAACCGCCAACGGTTCGAGTTATAACGCCTATCTCATCAAAACTGATGATGGTGTCATTATCGTTGATACGGTTAAAAAAGAGTTTCAAGACGATTTCTTTCACCATGTAGAGGCACTCTGTTCGTACGATGAGATCAAATACGTCATTATCCATCACATTGAGCCTGACCATTCAGGAGCACTCCCAGAACTCATTACCAGAGCGCCACAGGCAAAAGTGCTTATCTCACCTCAAGCTACGACGATGCTCAAAGCGCTTGCAGGAAGTGTTGAGATCACTTTTGAGACTATATGGACAAACAAACAGCTCTCTCTTGGTGGCAAAACCATCACGTTTTTGACCACACCGTATCTTCACTGGCCAGAGACGATGAGTAGTTATGTGCATGAAGACAAGCTTCTGTTTAGCGGCGATGTTTTTGGCGCCCATTACTACGATAAACGGCTCTTTAACGATAAAGTGGGCGACTTCTCGTACGCGTTTCAGTATTACTACGACCACATCATGCGTCCATTTCAAAGCTATGTCAAAAGTGCGCTGAAACTGTATGAGCGTTTTGACATAGCGCTGATTGCACCACTCCATGGTCCTATTTTGCGTGAAAATCCACAGCAGTACATTGAGTCTTATCGAAAGTGGAGTCATAAGGTCGAAAAGTACAAAGCGGGTAAAAAAATTCTCTCTATCTTTTACCTCACCAGCTATAAAAATACGCAAGAGATGGCACAAGCGATCTTTGAGGGATGCGAAAGTGTCGAAGGAGTGGTCGCCAATATCTACGATCTTGCTTCCATTGAAGAGCAAAATATGATGGCAATTTTAGAAGAGAGTGATGGCTTCTTAATCGGTACGCCCACGATCAATGCCGATGCACCAAAGCCTGTGTGGGACTTGCTTTCATGCCTTATGTTTTTAGACAAACAGGGAAAGTGTGCAGGGGCGTTTGGCTCGTACGGATGGAGTGGTGAAGCGGTCGATCATATACTAGCGCGCCTCAAATCGCTAAAACTTCGCGTTCCTCCGCTCACGCCTCTTAAAATCAAACTGATTCCCAGTGTGGCAGAGCTTCAAACTTGCTATGAATTTGGGGTAGAATTTGCTGAGATTTTAAACGGTAAATTGGTCGAGATCGATCTTGCCTGATCTATCAGGAATGCAATAGTGGTAAATCTTTTTAAATAACTCATCCATGTCATAAGGCTTGATAAAATATTCATGCACATGAAGTTCTTTGGCTTGATCAATGTGACTCGTTTGACTGTGTGCAGACATGATAATGATAGGAACATTTCCGTTTTCAATGCGAATACGTTCTATCATACGAAAGCCACTCATAAAAGGCATTTGCAGGTCTGTAATAATAATATCAGGGGCATCTTTATAAAACCGATACAAACCCTCTTCGCCATTTCGTGCGGTATAAAACTCATCAAAAACGGTATCAAAAATCGAAAAAAGCGACTCCAAAACATCTTTTTCATCTTCAATCACCAAAGGACGGATCCCTTTGAGCAGACTAAAATCCATTAAACTAATCCTTGCAATACAATCTCAAATCTTGCACCTTCATCGCTATTGACAACATTGATACGACCGTGCATATGTTCTTCGACAATAATTTTACTCATATAAAGCCCTAGCCCCGTTCCGTGTTTCGCACCTTTTGTTGAGAAATAAGGCTCAAAAATATACGGCATAACAATGGCATCAATGCCGCCACCATTATCTTCAATGGTGACAATCACCGTATTATTTTCCCCTCGCTTCGCAACAACAGCGATCTGTTTTGTGTAGTCTCCACAACTCTCTAAAAGCACATCTTTGGCGTTGTTGAGGATGTTGATGACACACTGACCAAATTCATTTGGGAAACTCTCGACTTTAAGATCATCTTCGCTTTGAAAACTAAGCTCAATGCCATGAGCCGCAACAATAGGCTTAACCATTTCCACAGCGTGTGTAAGCTGCTGCTTAATGTCAAAAACTTTGACCGATTTATCGGGTTTAAAAAAGTCCCTAAAATCATCAATCGTCTTAGACATCTGCAATATCTGACGCATGGAGTCTTCTTTAAAGTCATCCATAACACGATCGTCTAGTTTTTGGAGCTTATATTTAAAGACAATATTTTGCGCTAACAAAGAGAGTACATTGAGGGGTTGACGCCATTGATGAGCGATCATACTTATCATCTCACCCATTTGCGCATGGCGAGATTGTTGGAAAAGCATCATCTCTTGCTGACGATTTTTCTCAATTTGGGCTTGCACTTGCATCTCTAAGTTGCCATTGAGTGCTTGAAGTGCGTATTGGGCTTCTTTGAGTTCGCTGAGATCAATAATCGCAGAAACGCGCATCTTTTTCCCAAAGCTTTTCATATCAGAACCCCGTACGAGCGCTGTAAAAGTTGTTCCATTTTTTCGTAAAAGCATACACTCGTACATTTCAGTATGGCTCTTGTTTGCTTGCTTATAAACCAATTCTTTTGATTCTGGAGCAATAAAATCAAACATAGACTTCTTTAAAATCTCTTGCTTATCCGTTCCTCCAAAGATTTCCAGCGCTTGTTCATTGATCTCAATAACAAGCCCTTTGTGCGAAATGACCAACCCTTCAATCGCAAAATCAATCAGCTGTTTAAACTTTTGACGTTGTTTTAAAAGCAGATAAATCCACATCATGCCCAAGAGCAAAAGTGCGCCAAGGAAAATGAATATAGTATCTAACGTTATAACTGACATTGTAGCTCCAAACACGGCTCCCCAATATAATAGCCTTGAAACTCATCCACACCAATGTCAACCAGAAGATCAAAAATCGCTTTATTATGCACGTACTCAGCAATCGTCTTTACATGTAAAGCTTTTGCAAAGGAGACAATACCTTTCACAAGCTTCAGTGTTTTTTTATCGGTATCAATACACTTAATCAAACTGCCATCAATTTTAAGATAGGCAGGGTTCATCTCCATAATGTGCGAAAAATTAGAATAACCTGTGCCAAAATCATCAATCGCAATAGGTCCGTCTTCATACTTAATATACTTTAGGAAATTTTTAATGGTATTGTAATCGGTCACCTTTTCGCTTTCAACGACTTCAAAGACAAGGTTTATGGCTCTTTTTTCTTCTTGCATAGTAACCATGCTAGCACGAATCATATCTCGGATCTCTTTGTTGAGCATATCTCTAAAACTAAAATTGATGGAAAACGTTATGGTTGGGTGCGTTACTGCCATCTCTAAAACTTTTTCGATCATTTTGTGACTTAGGCTATCGTATTGTCTCGTGCGCCGAGCAATGTCTAAAAAATAGTAAGGAGAAACATACTGCTCTTGCTCTAACTTGTCCTTGGTCTTAATGCGAATAAGGGCTTCATACTTATCAATATGACCATCTTTGTTACAAATAGGCTGAAAGAAAGGCACAACATTGTCTTTATCAAGCGTATCCGCGATGACATCTTGCCAATAAAAATCATTGGCTAAAGATTCCGTTTCATCCAGATTACTCGTATAAACCACAAAAGACTTACCCATCTGTTTCGCAAAATCAAGAGCTGTAAACGCTTTATTGAAGAGATTTTCTTGATCAAATGTAACGCCCATAGAGATGTTAACGAGGATTTTTTCATTCAGGTCTGGAATTTTAAGCTCAATCCCATTAAGCACTTCAAGCGTTTGGGTAATGTCTTCATAAATATGCTCAGGATCAAGTTGATTATCAAGTCGTAGCATTACAAATTCATTGG encodes:
- a CDS encoding response regulator, which encodes MDFSLLKGIRPLVIEDEKDVLESLFSIFDTVFDEFYTARNGEEGLYRFYKDAPDIIITDLQMPFMSGFRMIERIRIENGNVPIIIMSAHSQTSHIDQAKELHVHEYFIKPYDMDELFKKIYHYCIPDRSGKIDLDQFTV
- a CDS encoding FprA family A-type flavoprotein — its product is MPHHPITIAKDIYFIGVFDPDIRTFDIVMRTANGSSYNAYLIKTDDGVIIVDTVKKEFQDDFFHHVEALCSYDEIKYVIIHHIEPDHSGALPELITRAPQAKVLISPQATTMLKALAGSVEITFETIWTNKQLSLGGKTITFLTTPYLHWPETMSSYVHEDKLLFSGDVFGAHYYDKRLFNDKVGDFSYAFQYYYDHIMRPFQSYVKSALKLYERFDIALIAPLHGPILRENPQQYIESYRKWSHKVEKYKAGKKILSIFYLTSYKNTQEMAQAIFEGCESVEGVVANIYDLASIEEQNMMAILEESDGFLIGTPTINADAPKPVWDLLSCLMFLDKQGKCAGAFGSYGWSGEAVDHILARLKSLKLRVPPLTPLKIKLIPSVAELQTCYEFGVEFAEILNGKLVEIDLA
- a CDS encoding NifB/NifX family molybdenum-iron cluster-binding protein, with translation MKIAFASTDNIHVNDHFGWCKCFYLYELQEDSFVFLKALESPNEIAEEGDKLAYKIECLEDANILCASHIGPRASLMVKGSGIFVLKSEKENERIDTLLNTLLTLKNSNPPLWMQRFLHAASPHNHS
- a CDS encoding nitrogenase component 1; this encodes MLNESACSHNKTKKSSCDKPKPGATSGGCAFEGAQISLFPYADAVHLVHGPDTCLGASWETRATLTSYEGENNTPLGYCTNVTTQDIIFGGDKKLADALSYIVEHKNPKAIFVYETCVTAMIGDNIDFTCKTAQDQFNIPIVPVHAPGFVGSKNLGSRLAGEAVLDALVGTREPESIHPFGINLIGDYNVTGDMWQYKPILERIGIKVISSLSGDGRIEQIQTAHTAKLNVIVCAKSLVTLCRKMQERYNIPYVSVSFYGKRDTSNAIRSIVNAFGDAELIAKAEEIIAEEEAKLETRLKPYHLMLKGKKAILNTGGNKSWSIASALQDIGIEVVATCVQKATEEDVAIASEYVPIVFKNPGVEQPRLIDEYKVDILLAGGRSLYTAIKKRIAFVDVNQEKKVSYGAYGGLENLASDVCSALANPVFKLVGKAAPWELV
- a CDS encoding EAL domain-containing response regulator, with amino-acid sequence MDASAMERLKSQCKNVRVLYVEDDEVTRKYTHSILSEFFDCVDVASDGQSAYDMFFDAEIAIPHLGLPQETNTQRYNLVITDIKMPKMDGIALISKIRKICKETAIIVTSAHNDAEYLIETIRLGVDGYILKPIELDQLLDSLASTVETILLKEEHRAYTSSLKQTIELQQSALDEQLHTDALTKLSNKNTLDNILSQIQPIEVPSLFLINIDNFKNYNKLYGIEVGNQILKEFAHHLKDVASSLCYDVFRISSNEFVMLRLDNQLDPEHIYEDITQTLEVLNGIELKIPDLNEKILVNISMGVTFDQENLFNKAFTALDFAKQMGKSFVVYTSNLDETESLANDFYWQDVIADTLDKDNVVPFFQPICNKDGHIDKYEALIRIKTKDKLEQEQYVSPYYFLDIARRTRQYDSLSHKMIEKVLEMAVTHPTITFSINFSFRDMLNKEIRDMIRASMVTMQEEKRAINLVFEVVESEKVTDYNTIKNFLKYIKYEDGPIAIDDFGTGYSNFSHIMEMNPAYLKIDGSLIKCIDTDKKTLKLVKGIVSFAKALHVKTIAEYVHNKAIFDLLVDIGVDEFQGYYIGEPCLELQCQL
- a CDS encoding PAS domain-containing sensor histidine kinase; protein product: MSVITLDTIFIFLGALLLLGMMWIYLLLKQRQKFKQLIDFAIEGLVISHKGLVIEINEQALEIFGGTDKQEILKKSMFDFIAPESKELVYKQANKSHTEMYECMLLRKNGTTFTALVRGSDMKSFGKKMRVSAIIDLSELKEAQYALQALNGNLEMQVQAQIEKNRQQEMMLFQQSRHAQMGEMISMIAHQWRQPLNVLSLLAQNIVFKYKLQKLDDRVMDDFKEDSMRQILQMSKTIDDFRDFFKPDKSVKVFDIKQQLTHAVEMVKPIVAAHGIELSFQSEDDLKVESFPNEFGQCVINILNNAKDVLLESCGDYTKQIAVVAKRGENNTVIVTIEDNGGGIDAIVMPYIFEPYFSTKGAKHGTGLGLYMSKIIVEEHMHGRINVVNSDEGARFEIVLQGLV
- a CDS encoding 4Fe-4S dicluster domain-containing protein — protein: MAVRITDVCINCDSCIDECPATAIVSASDSPINGDTTYVKPEKCIECSDGTTPKCADACPTEGAIVWDLPYTAEYNAYYVAGHESGLYNIREHKKNGIMFPEVSPKPYREAISISDRQAHVAVAG